A stretch of the Neodiprion lecontei isolate iyNeoLeco1 chromosome 4, iyNeoLeco1.1, whole genome shotgun sequence genome encodes the following:
- the LOC107225679 gene encoding methionine aminopeptidase 2, giving the protein MSPCCPNLISKMAAVLDEVGKSAEKPVDEEKDDIVEVEDETGASESSKKKKKKKKKKKAGAGEASADVPEGEEDKSKNNVPAAAEGSAEITENGGESEETKKKKKKRKPRGKAGGIKQQTDPPTVPISDLFPDGNFPIGEIMVHPPAAGIDDRTAKDRFSSEEARALDRMHNDIYNEARQAAEAHRQTRKHIKNWVKPGMTMIEICNELEKTARQLIGEDGLKAGLAFPTGCSRNHCAAHYTPNAGDPTVLEYDDVTKIDFGTHINGRIIDCAFTLSFNPKYDKLIEAVRDATNTGIRAAGIDVQLCDVGAAIQEVMESYEVELDGKTYQVKSIRNLNGHSIAPYQIHAGKTVPIVKGGEATRMEENEFYAIETFGSTGRGVVHDDLECSHYMKSFDAGFVPLRLQSSKSLLNTINKHFGTLAFCKRWLDRVGCTKYQMALKDLCDKNAVEAYPPLVDIRGCYTAQFEHTLVLRPTCKEVISRGDDY; this is encoded by the exons ATGTCGCCCTGCTGCCCCAATCTCATTTCGAAAATGGCCGCTGTCCTGGACGAGGTTGGCAAATCCGCCGAGAAACCAGTTGACGAGGAGAAGGATGATATCGTCGAGGTAGAGGACGAGACCGGGGCCAGCGAGTcctcgaagaagaagaagaagaagaaaaagaagaagaaagccG GTGCTGGAGAGGCGAGCGCCGATGTTCCTGAGGGAGAAGAGGACAAAAGCAAGAATAATGTGCCCGCAGCAGCCGAAG GATCAGCAGAGATCACTGAGAATGGTGGCGAATCAGaggaaacgaagaagaagaaaaagaagcgCAAGCCTCGTGGAAAGGCTGGGGGAATAAAGCAGCAAACTGACCCTCCGACTGTGCCAATATCTGATCTGTTCCCTGATGGAAATTTCCCAATTGGTGAAATTATGGTCCATCCTCCAGCGGCTGGAATCGACGATAGGACAGCCAAGGATCGTTTCAGCAGCGAGGAAGCTCGCGCCTTGGACAGAATGCATAACGATATATACAACGAAGCCAGGCAAGCTGCTGAGGCCCATCGACAAACCAGAAAACACATCAAGAACTGG GTGAAACCCGGGATGACAATGATAGAGATTTGTAACGAGCTAGAAAAGACGGCGAGGCAACTCATCGGGGAAGATGGGTTAAAGGCTGGATTGGCTTTCCCTACGGGATGCTCGCGAAACCATTGTGCAGCCCATTACACTCCGAATGCTGGAGATCCAACAGTTTTGGAGTACGATGATGTGACAAAGATCGATTTTGGAACCCACATCAACGGACGTATAATTGACTGCGCTTTCACGCTCTCGTTCAACCCAAAATACGACAAACTAATCGAGGCAGTTAGAGACGCGACAAACACTGGTATAAGAGCAGCAGGTATCGACGTACAGCTTTGTGACGTTGGTGCTGCAATTCAAGAAGTTATGGAGTCATACGAAGTTGAATTAGATGGAAAAACTTATCAG GTAAAATCCATCAGAAATCTTAATGGGCATTCCATAGCACCTTATCAGATTCATGCGGGAAAAACTGTACCGATCGTGAAAGGCGGGGAAGCTACGAGAAtggaagaaaatgaattttacgCTATAGAAACTTTTGGTTCGACTGGTCGAGGCGTTGTTCACGATGATTTGGAATGCTCTCATTACATGAAAAGTTTTGACGCTGGATTCGTTCCCCTAAGACTGCAGAGTAGCAAATCCTTGTTGAACACAATCAATAAACATTTCG GTACTCTGGCATTTTGCAAGCGCTGGCTAGACCGTGTTGGTTGCACAAAGTATCAGATGGCACTGAAGGATCTTTGTGACAAAAATGCGGTGGAGGCTTACCCACCATTGGTAGATATCCGAGGATGTTACACAGCTCAGTTTGAGCATACTTTGGTGCTGCGCCCGACCTGCAAGGAGGTGATATCCCGGGGTGATGATTACTAG